The proteins below come from a single Elgaria multicarinata webbii isolate HBS135686 ecotype San Diego chromosome 11, rElgMul1.1.pri, whole genome shotgun sequence genomic window:
- the SLC2A4 gene encoding solute carrier family 2, facilitated glucose transporter member 4 translates to MALRRKREGEDDAGSRITPTLVLAVFTAVLGSLQFGYNIGVINAPQKIIEENYNITWKNRTGEFIDSDTLERLWSLSVSIFSIGGMIASFMVGVVSERLGRKRAMVMNNILAILGGGLMALAKLGKSYEMMIIGRFIIGGFSGFASGLVPMYVGEISPTKLRGALGTVNQLAIVIGILIAQVLGLESLLGTDTLWPALLGITMVPSFLQILLLHFCPESPRYLYIILNKESKAKESLRRLTGLADVTVGLNEMKEEKRRMDLEHKVSILQLFRFRIYRQPLLIAVVLQLSQQLSGINAIFYYSTSIFEDIGLKHPIYATIGAGAVNVLSTVISVFLVERAGRRTLHLLGLLGMCLCALLMMTSKLLVERVHEMGYLGMVAIYGFVAFFEIGPGPIPWFIVAELFSQGPRPAAMAVAGFANWTCNFIIGMSFPPIEKVLGAYVFLVFAALLLAFTIFTYLKVPETRGRTFDQIAATFRRTPSLLDHEVKPQTELDELNQDLYE, encoded by the exons GAAGGAGAGGACGATGCCGGTAGCAGGATAACCCCCACCTTAGTCCTGGCTGTCTTCAcggctgtcttgggttccttgcagttcGGTTACAACATCGGAGTCATCAACGCACCACAAAAG ATCATTGAAGAGAATTACAATATCACATGGAAGAATCGCACCGGTGAATTCATCGACTCCGACACCCTTGAAAGACTATGGTCCCTCTCTGTTTCCATCTTCTCCATTGGAGGCATGATCGCCTCCTTCATGGTGGGCGTCGTCTCAGAACGGCTTGGCAG GAAGAGGGCCATGGTTATGAATAATATTCTGGCCATTCTCGGTGGTGGATTGATGGCCCTAGCGAAGCTGGGCAAATCCTACGAAATGATGATTATTGGACGGTTTATTATTGGGGGTTTCTCAG GGTTTGCCTCAGGTCTTGTCCCCATGTACGTAGGGGAAATCTCCCCCACCAAACTGCGGGGGGCATTGGGAACGGTGAATCAACTGGCCATTGTCATTGGAATCCTAATCGCACAG GTGCTTGGGCTGGAAAGCCTTCTGGGCACAGACACGCTGTGGCCCGCCCTGTTGGGTATCACCATGGTCCCCTCTTTCCTCCAAATCCTGCTGCTCCATTTCTGCCCCGAGAGCCCTCGGTACCTGTACATCATCCTcaacaaggaatccaaggcaaaaGAAA GCCTCAGGCGGCTGACGGGTCTTGCGGACGTGACCGTGGGTCTCAACGAGATGAAAGAAGAGAAGCGCCGCATGGATCTGGAGCACAAGGTCTCCATTCTCCAGCTCTTCCGCTTCCGCATCTACCGCCAGCCCCTGCTGATCGCGGTGGTCCTGCAGCTGTCCCAGCAGCTGTCCGGCATCAATGCG ATCTTCTATTACTCAACCAGTATCTTTGAAGACATTGGGCTGAAGCATCCCATCTACGCCACTATTGGAGCTGGTGCGGTCAACGTGCTGTCCACCGTCATTTCG GTGTTCCTGGTGGAGCGGGCAGGAAGGCGAACCTTACATCTCCTAGGCCTGCTTGGTATGTGCTTGTGTGCCCTCCTTATGATGACATCTAAACTCTTGGTG GAAAGGGTGCATGAAATGGGCTACCTCGGCATGGTTGCCATCTATGGCTTTGTGGCATTCTTTGAGATTGGGCCAGGGCCCATCCCGTGGTTCATCGTGGCAGAGCTGTTCAGCCAGGGGCCCCGCCCAGCCGCCATGGCCGTGGCCGGCTTTGCCAATTGGACCTGCAATTTCATCATTGGCATGAGCTTCCCGCCAATTGAG AAAGTGCTCGGGGCCTACGTCTTCCTCGTCTTTGCCGCACTCCTCCTGGCATTCACGATCTTCACTTATCTCAAGGTGCCGGAGACTCGAGGGCGCACCTTCGATCAGATAGCGGCTACATTTCGACGCACCCCATCTTTGTTAGACCACGAGGTCAAACCGCAAACAGAATTGGATGAACTAAACCAAGACCTCTACGAATAA